One window from the genome of Asterias rubens chromosome 11, eAstRub1.3, whole genome shotgun sequence encodes:
- the LOC117296681 gene encoding uncharacterized protein LOC117296681 — protein sequence MAKYHVTKRSAVILFIAFLLAATLVGLLCGLLPTCEIEPVVPEPQKQAWENTRLPLTLSPVSYDLLVRTDLTNFVFSGSVEVLFECLDSTELILIHGKNLVVGEGRTTLKRDGGGTAPELLKEPWIYEENQFIVIELDGTLKKGDMYRLYIEFEGPLLDDLLGYYRMSYTTAAGEKRFLASTFFDPVDARKAFPCFDEPAMKATFTITLEHEPKYHALANSAKSGDDEVLSDGWIRATFKETVKMSSYLVCYVVSDFKAKFTTTANGVIFGVWAREDYINQTDYALEKGAAVLDYFDGLYGEGVVYPMEKMDMIALPDFTAGAMENWGLITYRDTALLYEDGVSSESQKQRVCAIVAHELAHQWFGNLVTMQWWDHLWLNEGFASYVEYVGTVEVEPDWGMWDKFILYDLHRAMATDARVTSRPIINEVETPAEINSMFDRISYQKGSSVLRMMSTFLGDETFVKGLKYYLDAKQYGNAVNSDLWLHIDTAMKEDNINLGDGMDIATVMKTWMHQMGFPVIKVERDYTGNGQITARVEQKRFLSDPTADTKTDYDDLGYVWYVPLTYTTSNSPEFESPDSKWIRPEDEFVSIETPGSNTDWLLLNIDQKGIYRVNYDDQNWELIKAQLESNHKAISTASRASLISDAFSLAEASEISQSKAFDMTTYLKEERDFVPWYAVDGALSNTEKNLQRKGAFGNFQKYMRGQVTPMYEFVGWENTGDHLTRMSRGGAVSMACRYGNEDCIETSVNYYSQWMTNQDEIVVHPDMQATAYCSAIAAGGQDEWNFAFDVYTGANTPASVKARLLTAMACSKKPWILNTYLSYILDTSIIRAQDAADVITAVAGNPVGLPLAWDFFRGNWEFFRTGYGDTVFLLDSIISGITSYFNTPFELESLERFMADNPDQGTGARAFTEAVAVVKGNIRWIEQNYEDVDQWLQAAVTETKAWMDIRLPHTLMPEHYDLMVRTDLTNFVFSGSIKILIHCDMKTDVILVHSKYLNITEGVTTLVHADGGKAPTISKEPWLYKENEFLVVELNSYLTPGEKYNLYLEFVGPLDERLSGFYRSSYTTKLGEERHLANTFFDPIYARFAFPCFDEPDMKATFTITLENEPMYHALANTPQVGDDEVLSDGWIRATFEETVKMPTYLVCYVISDFKAKFTTTANGVKFGVWAQEDFINQTDYALEKGAAILDYFDNLYGLDIKYPLAKLDMVALPAFSAGAMENWGLVTYRESTLLYEEGVSTASRQQRVCTIIAHELAHQWFGNLVTMKWWDQLWLNEGITSYMEYVGTAEVEQDWAMWDKFVVYDLKSAMGVDDEVGSRPIVSPANTPEEIDGMFDTITYQKGASVTRMMNNFLGESTFLKGIKNYLVARQYDTAENSDLWFHLQAAADEDGIDFGDGITMETIMKPWVRQSGFPVVTVTRRYTGEEKITILASQKRFLADPALDTPSSKYEDFGYEWYVPLTYITSANPSFNQPDYKWMVPMEDVTMIERSDIGGDTDWLLMNIDQQGVYRVNYDDANWKLLATQLRNDHQVISPASRAALINDAFFLASSDDLDEVIALEMTSYLKEERDYVPWYMVDTNVGYDYDQLALTEANATFEAYIKGQVEPMYKYIGWGDGGGNLRRLSRTRIVRMACQYRIENCTTTARNQYQQWMADSSFYLYPDLQPTVLCTGIAEGNQAQWDYAFEVFKDPDTDSTLKSDIRSALACSRDQATLSMYLNEILNTSVISESDGRSVLTTVASKPAGRELAWDFYTSNLEYFIKTYGDSVSQYSSIISAVTSDFNTQEKLDEVFKD from the exons ATGGCGAAGTATCATGTGACGAAGCGTTCTGCAGTAATCCTTTTCATAGCTTTTCTGCTTGCTGCTACTTTGGTTGGACTCCTGTGTGGACTGCTACCAACGTGTGAAAT agaACCAGTCGTACCGGAGCCCCAAAAGCAAGCATGGGAGAACACCAGACTTCCATTGACCCTCTCCCCCGTCTCCTATGACCTCCTAGTCAGGACAGACTTGACCAATTTCGTCTTCAGTGGTTCCGTGGAGGTCCTGTTCGAATGTCTGGATTCGACGGAACTCATTTTGATCCACGGTAAGAACTTGGTCGTCGGTGAAGGACGGACTACACTGAAGCGGGATGGAGGCGGAACGGCGCCGGAACTACTGAAAGAACCCTGGATTTACGAGGAGAACCAGTTCATAGTGATCGAGCTGGACGGAACTCTAAAGAAAGGAGACATGTACAGATTGTACATTGAGTTCGAGGGACCTCTGCTCGATGACCTCTTGGGATATTACAGGATGTCTTACACTACGGCAGCTGGCGAGAAGAG GTTTCTGGCTAGCACATTTTTCGACCCAGTCGACGCCCGCAAAGCCTTCCCGTGTTTTGACGAGCCTGCCATGAAAGCAACATTCACCATTACCCTGGAGCATGAGCCCAAGTACCACGCCCTCGCCAACTCGGCCAAGAGTGGAGACGATGAAGTACTCAGTGATGGATGGATCAGAGCTACGTTCAAGGAAACCGTCAAGATGTCTTCGTATCTCGTGTGTTATGTCGTCAGTGACTTCAAGGCCAAGTTTACAACCACGGCAAATGGTGTTATA TTCGGTGTTTGGGCCCGTGAGGACTACATCAACCAGACGGACTATGCGCTCGAGAAGGGAGCTGCCGTGTTGGATTACTTCGATGGGCTGTACGGGGAAGGTGTGGTTTATCCAATGGAGAAAATGG ATATGATAGCCCTGCCAGACTTCACCGCTGGTGCCATGGAAAACTGGGGTCTGATCACATACCGCGATACCGCCCTTCTTTACGAGGATGGAGTCTCGTCAGAGAGTCAGAAACAAAGAGTCTGTGCTATTGTCGCCCATGAGTTAGCGCATCAG TGGTTTGGTAATCTGGTAACGATGCAGTGGTGGGACCATCTCTGGTTGAATGAAGGATTCGCAAGCTACGTGGAGTACGTCGGTACAGTGGAGGTAGAACCAGACTGGGGAATG TGGGATAAGTTCATTTTGTACGATCTCCATAGAGCCATGGCAACGGATGCTCGGGTCACTTCTCGACCAATCATCAACGAGGTGGAAACACCGGCAGAAATCAACTCCATGTTCGACAGAATATCATACCAGAAG GGTTCGTCTGTTCTCCGCATGATGAGTACCTTCTTGGGAGATGAAACATTTGTGAAGGGTCTGAAG TACTATCTGGATGCCAAGCAGTACGGTAATGCAGTCAATAGTGATCTCTGGTTGCATATAGACACG GCAATGAAGGAAGACAATATCAATCTTGGAGATGGGATGGACATAGCGACAGTTATGAAAACCTGGATGCATCagatgggttttcccgtcatCAAAGTGGAGCGAGACTACACTGGCAATGGTCAGATTACGGCCAGAGTGGAGCAGAAACGCTTCCTGTCTGATCCCACCGCTGACACCAAAACTGACTATGATGACTTAGG CTATGTGTGGTATGTGCCCTTGACTTACACAACCAGCAATAGTCCTGAATTTGAGTCGCCAGACTCAAAATGGATCAGACCAGAAGATGAATTTG TTTCCATAGAGACACCCGGGAGCAACACTGATTGGTTGCTGCTGAACATCGATCAGAAAGGAATCTACAGAGTCAACTACGATGATCAGAATTGGGAGTTGATTAAAGCTCAGCTCGAATCAAATCACAAG GCAATATCCACAGCTAGTCGAGCGTCTCTGATCAGCGATGCCTTCAGTTTGGCTGAAGCCTCTGAGATCAGTCAAAGTAAAGCCTTTGACATGACCACCTACCTGAAGGAAGAGAGAGACTTTGTGCCCTGGTATGCTGTAGACGGTGCCCTGAGTAACACTGAGAAAAACTTGCAACGAAAAGGGGCATTTGGCAACTTCCAG AAATATATGAGGGGCCAGGTTACTCCTATGTACGAGTTTGTTGGATGGGAAAACACTGGGGACCATCTCACAAG GATGAGTCGTGGAGGTGCAGTCAGTATGGCTTGTCGCTATGGTAACGAGGATTGCATCGAGACATCTGTCAATTATTACTCCCAGTGGATGACAAATCAAGATGAAATTGT TGTGCATCCAGATATGCAAGCTACCGCATACTGCTCAGCTATCGCAGCAGGTGGACAGGACGAATGGAACTTTGCTTTTGATGTCTACACAGGTGCCAATACCCCGGCATCAGTCAAGGCCAGGTTGCTTACGGCCATGGCATGCAGTAAAAAACCATGGATACTCAACAC GTATCTGAGTTACATCCTTGACACCAGCATCATCCGGGCTCAGGATGCAGCGGATGTTATTACAGCCGTGGCTGGTAACCCGGTAGGGCTCCCTCTAGCATGGGACTTCTTCAGGGGCAATTGGGAATTCTTCAGAACAGG GTATGGTGATACCGTTTTCCTTCTTGATAGTATCATCAGCGGAATCACATCTTATTTTAATACACCATTTGAGCTGGAATCG TTGGAGAGGTTCATGGCAGACAACCCCGATCAAGGGACCGGGGCGAGAGCTTTTACTGAAGCCGTTGCGGTGGTCAAGGGTAACATCCGATGGATTGAACAGAACTATGAAGATGTTGATCAATGGCTCCAGGCTGCTGT GACTGAGACGAAGGCCTGGATGGACATTCGTCTCCCACACACCTTGATGCCCGAACACTACGACCTGATGGTCAGAACCGACCTAACAAACTTTGTCTTCAGTGGCTCCATCAAAATTCTCATCCATTGCGACATGAAGACGGACGTCATCTTGGTCCACAGTAAATACCTCAACATCACCGAGGGTGTGACGACGTTAGTGCACGCTGACGGCGGTAAGGCCCCCACAATATCCAAGGAACCCTGGCTCTACAAGGAGAATGAATTTCTGGTGGTTGAGCTTAATTCTTACTTGACTCCTGGGGAGAAGTACAATCTGTATTTGGAGTTTGTCGGTCCGCTAGATGAACGCTTGTCTGGCTTCTACCGAAGTTCATACACTACAAAACTGGGGGAGGAAAG ACACTTGGCAAACACCTTCTTTGACCCGATCTACGCTCGTTTTGCCTTCCCTTGTTTTGACGAACCGGACATGAAAGCAACATTCACCATCACCCTGGAGAATGAGCCCATGTACCACGCCCTCGCCAACACTCCCCAGGTCGGAGACGATGAAGTACTCAGTGATGGATGGATCAGAGCTACGTTTGAAGAAACCGTCAAGATGCCGACGTACCTCGTGTGCTATGTCATCAGTGATTTCAAGGCCAAGTTTACAACCACAGCAAATGGTGTTAAG TTTGGTGTATGGGCTCAAGAAGATTTCATCAACCAGACTGACTATGCATTGGAGAAgggagcggccatcttggattacTTTGACAACCTGTACGGGTTGGACATTAAGTATCCATTGGCTAAACTGG ACATGGTTGCTCTGCCGGCTTTTTCTGCTGGTGCCATGGAAAACTGGGGTCTCGTCACGTACCGGGAAAGCACCCTCTTGTATGAAGAAGGCGTATCAACTGCCAGTCGGCAACAGCGAGTGTGTACTATTATTGCTCACGAGCTAGCACATCAG TGGTTTGGTAATCTTGTTACGATGAAGTGGTGGGACCAACTCTGGTTGAATGAGGGAATTACAAGCTACATGGAATACGTCGGCACGGCTGAAGTTGAACAGGACTGGGCAATG TGGGACAAGTTTGTTGTGTATGATCTGAAGAGTGCAATGGGGGTTGATGACGAGGTGGGATCCAGACCTATCGTTTCTCCGGCAAACACACCAGAGGAGATTGACGGCATGTTTGACACCATCACGTACCAAAAG GGTGCATCTGTTACCCGCATGATGAACAACTTCCTCGGTGAAAgcacatttttaaaaggaaTTAAG AATTATTTGGTAGCGAGACAATACGACACAGCAGAGAACAGTGATCTATGGTTCCACTTACAAGCG GCAGCCGATGAGGATGGCATTGATTTCGGGGATGGCATTACCATGGAAACCATTATGAAACCATGGGTGCGTCAGTCGGGTTTCCCTGTCGTCACGGTGACAAGACGCTACACCGGTGAGGAGAAGATCACCATCTTGGCCTCCCAGAAGAGATTCCTTGCAGATCCTGCATTAGATACCCCGTCCTCAAAATATGAAGATTTCGG ATACGAGTGGTACGTGCCTCTAACATACATTACATCAGCCAACCCGTCTTTTAACCAGCCGGACTATAAATGGATGGTGCCCATGGAAGATG TGACAATGATAGAGAGAAGCGATATTGGTGGAGACACCGACTGGCTCCTGATGAATATTGATCAGCAAGGTGTGTACCGCGTGAACTATGATGATGCAAACTGGAAACTTCTCGCTACACAACTCAGGAATGACCATCAG GTAATTTCGCCAGCCAGTCGTGCGGCTCTTATCAATGATGCATTTTTCCTGGCCAGTTCCGATGATCTGGATGAAGTCATCGCTCTGGAAATGACTTCTTACCTTAAAGAAGAAAGAGACTACGTTCCTTGGTACATGGTGGACACCAATGTAGGATATGACTATGATCAACTGGCCCTAACTGAAGCTAATGCTACGTTTGAG GCCTATATAAAAGGGCAGGTTGAACCAATGTACAAGTACATCGGCTGGGGAGACGGAGGTGGCAACCTTAGGAG GTTGAGTCGTAC